GGAATATGATTTATGAATCTGAAGGTCAGATCGGCCAGTCCCGAATTATGAAATATCAATTGGGAACCACAACTCCGGTTGCAGAAACGCCACAGGGAGGAGATATTTTTTCTGAGGGTTGCGCCATAGTTGGTGATAAAATTTATCAGTTAACCTGGCAAAATAAGATCGGTTTTGTTTATGATAAAAGCACTTTGAAACTTCTTAGACAGTTTGATTACCCGAACGTAATGGGTGAAGGCTGGGGTTTAACTTATGATGGTAAAAATTTGATCGCATCTGATGGAACAAAGAACATTTATTTCTTAGATCCGAACAATCCTTCGAAAATGGTGCGTTATATTTCGGTTGCAGGAAATACAGAAGCTTATGATCAATTGAACGAACTGGAATATCACAACGGATTTATTTATGCCAATGTGTGGCAGAAACCAATTATCTTAAAAATTAATCCTGCTAATGGTGAAGTAGTTGGCAAATTTGATTTTACCGAAATTGCAAAACTACATACCACTGATAACGATGATG
This DNA window, taken from Kaistella carnis, encodes the following:
- a CDS encoding glutaminyl-peptide cyclotransferase, which gives rise to MKLRIISTLFCFVLLISCNKDKEILNTLNDYNLSMESKGYHFGDALELPKEVMDNAESITISFGDKETSKLVVDPQFFTLGDNAVTFNIKKKGGEILTQDATINVFAKNPEANLTYEIIKEYPHDPKNFVQGFQIEGNMIYESEGQIGQSRIMKYQLGTTTPVAETPQGGDIFSEGCAIVGDKIYQLTWQNKIGFVYDKSTLKLLRQFDYPNVMGEGWGLTYDGKNLIASDGTKNIYFLDPNNPSKMVRYISVAGNTEAYDQLNELEYHNGFIYANVWQKPIILKINPANGEVVGKFDFTEIAKLHTTDNDDVLNGIAFKGENMLITGKLWPKIYEVAIK